Proteins encoded by one window of Salmo trutta chromosome 17, fSalTru1.1, whole genome shotgun sequence:
- the LOC115151652 gene encoding phospholipid phosphatase-related protein type 3-like yields MMTPRDPKPKKTQPKDSLTLLPCFYFVELPIVASFMVSLYFLELTDLLHPAQVGFRCHDRTLSMPYVDGGDELIPLLMLLSLAFAGPAASIMIGEGLVYCMQSHLKIRPGVEGSINAGGCNFNSFLRRTVRFVGVHVFGLCATALVTDVIQLATGYHSPFFLTVCKPNYTQPGVACDKNPYITKDICSSHDQHAILSARKTFPSQHATLSAFAAVYISMYFNSTISDSTKLLKPVLVFAFAIAAALTGLTQITQYRSHPIDVYVGFLIGAGIAAYLAFHAVGNFRSSDDIIIKPAPPPQKEDALRALTQRGHDSVYNKGVASASESADEIAAPPSLDRLEGMGRPLQHEKASMGSLKRASVDVELLAPRSPMGQQTMVTFSNTLPRASMNLNGGMGTNGAPDDSMMQPTQPVKRRLKAVQVPMDPMRSQQLVTEWKQKSMEMRGLSLRDEAEQEASEEGSEGEEEVSEDGGPQASLYPSTVHSNSGASTGQIPISVGPPGGVRVVATPRPPYIPETGPPPVSPKSALTRAKWLSITEKSSGGGSLRGAPNQPRIMQVIAMSKQQGLLQSSSSVDTPKSSETTSTSSCTSSTASADSPHYRPPLEAPRNSAIITVDAHAPHHPVVHTAALPSSGKGNPWKWRDASDGSDPRDAFELNDLNRSAARGSTGSFRPHQTISPCSSTGNGDPEVLPPPPLPHTEVLHDGRSRESTLQRKTALVQFQNKTGQEDYYKKLQGSRRNKE; encoded by the exons ATGATGACTCCGAGAGACCCAAAGCCCAAGAAGACGCAACCCAAAGATAGCTTGACGTTGTTGCCTTGCTTCTATTTTGTAGAG CTGCCCATTGTGGCTTCTTTTATGGTGTCGCTCTACTTCTTGGAGCTAACGGACCTGCTCCACCCGGCCCAGGTGGGTTTCCGTTGCCATGACCGCACGCTGAGCATGCCCTACGTGGACGGTGGAGACGAGCTCATCCCTCTACTCATGCTGCTCAGCCTGGCCTTCGCTGGGCCGGCCGCCTCG ATAATGATAGGGGAGGGCCTGGTCTACTGCATGCAGTCACACCTTAAGATCCGCCCTGGGGTGGAGGGCAGCATCAACGCCGGCGGGTGCAACTTCAACTCCTTCCTACGGCGAACGGTGCGCTTCGTAG gCGTCCATGTGTTTGGGCTGTGTGCCACGGCTCTAGTAACTGATGTGATCCAGTTGGCCACAGGCTATCACTCCCCCTTCTTTCTGACCGTGTGTAAGCCCAACTACACTCAGCCAGGTGTGGCATGTGACAAAAACCCCTACATCACCAAGGACATCTGCTCCAGCCACGACCAGCACGCCATCCTCTCCGCCAG GAAAACCTTTCCCTCCCAGCATGCAACCCTGTCTGCATTTGCTGCTGTGTACATATCA ATGTACTTCAACTCAACCATCTCAGACAGCACCAAGCTGCTAAAGCCAGTGTTGGTGTTTGCATTTGCCATCGCTGCGGCACTAACCGGCCTGACCCAGATCACCCAGTACCGCAGCCACCCCATCGACGTCTATGTGGGCTTCCTCATAGGGGCCGGCATCGCTGCCTACCTG GCTTTCCACGCTGTTGGCAACTTCAGGTCCTCCGACGACATCATCATCAAGCCAGCTCCGCCCCCCCAGAAGGAGGACGCCCTACGAGCTCTGACCCAGCGGGGCCACGACTCAGTCTACAACAAAGGTGTAGCTTCAGCGTCGGAGAGCGCCGACGAGATCGCTGCGCCCCCCTCCCTGGACCGGCTGGAAGGCATGGGGCGTCCGCTGCAGCACGAGAAGGCCTCCATGGGCAGCCTGAAGAGGGCCAGCGTGGACGTGGAGCTCCTAGCACCCCGCAGCCCCATGGGTCAGCAGACCATGGTTACCTTCAGCAACACGCTGCCCAGAGCTAGCATGAATCTGAACGGGGGCATGGGCACTAATGGGGCCCCCGACGATTCCATGATGCAGCCCACCCAGCCTGTAAAGAGGAGGCTCAAGGCTGTGCAAGTGCCCATGGACCCCATGCGCTCACAGCAGCTGGTGACAGAGTGGAAGCAGAAGTCCATGGAGATGCGGGGTCTGAGCCTCAGAGATGAGGCCGAGCAGGAGGCCAGTGAGGAGGGCTCCGAAGGGGAAGAGGAAGTGTCCGAGGACGGAGGGCCACAGGCCTCGTTATACCCATCTACGGTACATTCCAACAGTGGAGCTTCCACCGGCCAAATCCCCATCAGTGTGGGGCCTCCGGGGGGTGTGAGGGTGGTGGCAACCCCCAGACCCCCCTACATCCCAGAGACAGGTCCCCCGCCGGTGTCGCCCAAGAGCGCATTGACCCGCGCCAAGTGGCTGTCCATCACGGAGAAGAGCAGTGGCGGCGGGTCGCTTCGGGGGGCTCCCAACCAGCCACGCATCATGCAGGTGATCGCAATGTCCAAACAGCAGGGCCTGCTCCAGTCCTCCTCCTCGGTGGACACGCCCAAGTCCTCCGAGACCACCTCCACCTCGTCTTGCACCTCCTCTACGGCCAGCGCCGACTCGCCCCACTACCGTCCGCCATTGGAGGCACCGCGCAATTCGGCCATCATCACGGTAGACGCCCACGCCCCCCACCACCCTGTGGTGCACACTGCCGCCCTGCCCTCCTCTGGCAAAGGGAATCCCTGGAAGTGGAGAGACGCGTCCGACGGCAGCGACCCTCGCGACGCCTTCGAGCTAAACGACCTGAACCGCAGCGCTGCTCGCGGCAGCACTGGCAGTTTCCGGCCGCACCAGACCATCTCGCCCTGCTCCTCCACTGGCAACGGCGACCCCGAAGTGCTCCCCCCTCCGCCCCTCCCTCACACCGAGGTCCTCCATGACGGGCGAAGTCGAGAGTCCACTTTACAACGCAAGACCGCGCTAGTTCAATTTCAAAACAAGACTGGACAGGAGGACTACTATAAAAAACTACAGGGATCCCGGAGGAATAAGGAGTAG